The sequence below is a genomic window from Candidatus Neomarinimicrobiota bacterium.
CAACACTGTTTCCGGTGGCCGGGTAGTTCGGTTCGAGTACGAGAGTGATGACTTCTACAAGATAATCGATAGGATTGGCCATTCTCCTCTTCCCCCATATATTAACCGGCCGGCGGAACCGCGTGACAAGGAGAGATATCAGACCGTCTTTGCCGAAAGGAGAGGTGCGGTTGCCGCCCCCACCGCAGGACTTCATTTTACCGAGAGCCTTCTTAAAAAGGCGGAGAAGAAGGGCATCAAAATTGGCCATATTATTCTGCATATTGGTCTGGGAACCTTTCGCCCCGTTCAAGTGGAAGATCTGACGCGGCATCAGATGGATTCAGAATACTTTGAAGTCCCCGCTGAAACCGCTATTGCAATTAATGAAGCACGGGCGAAGGGAAAAAGAATTTTTGCGGCGGGCACCTCAACAGTCAGGGCCCTGGAAACGGTGGTTGTTTCTGGATTCCAGGTGACTGCCAAGCGCGGCTGGACAGACAAATTCATTTACCCCCCCTACGACTTCAAGATGACCGATGCTTTGTTGACGAATTTCCATCAGCCCAAATCGACCCTCCTGATGCTCATATGTGCTTTTGCCGACAGGGAATTCA
It includes:
- the queA gene encoding tRNA preQ1(34) S-adenosylmethionine ribosyltransferase-isomerase QueA → MRLADFDYNLPKTRIAQYPARRRDYAKLMVVRRDGKTVEHKKFFHIVDYLKKNDLLILNKTKVFPARLFAVKDRTDARVEVFLLRELENDLWEVLVKPARKVRIGNKLHFIGNVYCDVIDNTVSGGRVVRFEYESDDFYKIIDRIGHSPLPPYINRPAEPRDKERYQTVFAERRGAVAAPTAGLHFTESLLKKAEKKGIKIGHIILHIGLGTFRPVQVEDLTRHQMDSEYFEVPAETAIAINEARAKGKRIFAAGTSTVRALETVVVSGFQVTAKRGWTDKFIYPPYDFKMTDALLTNFHQPKSTLLMLICAFADREFIFKAYREALKSDYRFLSYGDAMLIL